One genomic segment of Spiroplasma endosymbiont of Poecilobothrus nobilitatus includes these proteins:
- a CDS encoding integrase core domain-containing protein translates to MFGIKITRIRTDNGSEFISSHRNNQKSTVKETTFTQFLTNKNIFHQTTPVRSPQSNGKIKRFHQNYSKLFVFEEKILDAVCLQNKLNNYYYFYNFEIVHKSLNFQTPIEFLNNLTK, encoded by the coding sequence ATATTTGGTATTAAAATAACACGAATTAGAACTGATAACGGTTCTGAATTTATTAGTAGTCATCGTAATAATCAAAAAAGTACTGTTAAAGAAACTACTTTTACTCAATTTTTAACAAATAAAAATATTTTTCATCAAACAACACCGGTTCGTTCCCCACAGTCAAATGGTAAGATTAAAAGATTTCATCAAAATTATAGTAAATTATTTGTATTTGAAGAAAAAATATTGGATGCAGTTTGTTTACAAAATAAACTTAATAATTACTATTATTTTTATAATTTTGAAATAGTACATAAATCTTTAAACTTTCAGACACCAATTGAATTTTTAAACAATTTAACTAAATAA
- a CDS encoding transcription antitermination factor NusB, translating into MSKRQERINIINLLYRHFVLQHDVLTTKQEAYDFSQMVTTSVETIQVEEILANLSDIIAKINQHLKPGWNFARLSNYHKAVLVYGVYEICYQQLAKAIVINESLEILKLYGEDTDFSYINSVLDQV; encoded by the coding sequence GTGTCAAAACGCCAAGAACGCATTAATATTATTAATTTGTTATATCGTCACTTTGTTTTACAACATGATGTTTTAACAACAAAACAAGAAGCATATGATTTCTCGCAAATGGTAACAACTTCTGTGGAAACAATTCAAGTTGAGGAAATATTAGCAAATCTATCAGATATTATTGCGAAGATTAATCAACATTTAAAACCAGGATGAAATTTTGCTCGCTTAAGTAATTATCATAAAGCTGTTTTAGTATATGGAGTTTATGAAATTTGTTATCAACAATTAGCAAAGGCAATTGTCATTAATGAAAGTTTAGAAATTTTAAAATTATATGGCGAAGATACTGATTTTAGTTATATTAATTCAGTCTTAGATCAAGTTTAA
- a CDS encoding transposase yields MKSKQLENTQLKFKTLNGQIQIDETFIKEIHKGNFKDKFDKRKIHLDSFSTNTKCCIQMAVDSNNNIYVKSTNTKRLQKQWIIENINKQLIKENSIIISDMQPLYLLVAKQTNSILLATKTSTNPDASYRKLNKISKLQSNLKESSIHYHGLGFTNIQNYLNLWKWKYQHKGLTPNQQSSVLYFNV; encoded by the coding sequence ATGAAATCAAAACAATTAGAAAACACCCAATTAAAATTTAAAACGTTAAATGGCCAAATTCAAATCGATGAAACATTTATTAAAGAAATCCACAAAGGTAATTTTAAAGATAAATTTGATAAAAGAAAAATTCATCTTGATTCATTTTCAACCAACACTAAATGTTGTATTCAAATGGCTGTTGATAGCAATAATAATATTTATGTTAAATCAACCAACACAAAACGATTACAAAAACAGTGAATTATTGAAAATATTAATAAACAATTAATCAAAGAAAATTCAATTATTATTTCTGACATGCAACCATTATATTTATTAGTAGCAAAACAAACAAATTCTATTTTATTAGCAACTAAAACTAGTACAAATCCTGATGCTAGTTATCGGAAGTTAAATAAAATTAGTAAATTACAATCAAATCTTAAAGAATCCTCAATTCATTATCATGGCTTAGGTTTCACGAACATTCAAAATTATTTAAATCTCTGAAAATGAAAATACCAGCATAAAGGTTTAACACCAAACCAACAATCATCGGTATTATATTTTAACGTATAA
- a CDS encoding ATP-binding cassette domain-containing protein, translated as MKQVVIKEHKAIDSTKPLVEVVDVTKKYKNKVALNNVNLVINSGDRIGVIGANGSGKSTLNEIIGGIRQPTSGKVHRQENLTIGLQFQESKYPIRISVMDMIKYYLNTFNISKKDGHLRELLRTYQLIGMENKFVEGLFGG; from the coding sequence ATGAAACAAGTAGTTATAAAGGAACACAAAGCAATTGATTCAACAAAACCACTAGTAGAAGTAGTTGATGTTACAAAAAAATATAAAAATAAGGTTGCTTTGAATAACGTTAATTTAGTGATTAATTCAGGTGATCGCATTGGGGTAATTGGAGCCAACGGAAGTGGCAAATCAACATTAAATGAAATTATTGGTGGAATTCGACAACCAACAAGTGGTAAAGTACATCGACAAGAAAATTTAACAATTGGTTTACAGTTCCAAGAATCAAAATATCCAATTAGGATTTCAGTAATGGATATGATTAAATACTATTTAAATACCTTTAATATTTCAAAGAAAGATGGGCATTTACGTGAATTGTTACGAACATATCAATTAATTGGAATGGAAAATAAATTTGTTGAAGGTCTTTTTGGGGGCTAA
- a CDS encoding IS3 family transposase, with the protein MNRKDIILSWIKIRFFMIKNNLVSKYTKLKYHNHKTTVNNDQINNILNRQFNNKKPNEVIVSDLTYVQVGAKWHYICLLIDLFNREIIGYSAGSNKTAELAQQAFHKITRPLNQITLFHTDRGNEFKNKIIDEILITFNIKRSLSNKGCPYDNAVAETTYKTFKTEFIKGKKFKNLTQLKYELFDFVHWYNNILIHGSLNYLYPVTFRKQMSI; encoded by the coding sequence TTAAACAGAAAAGATATCATCTTATCGTGGATAAAAATCAGATTCTTTATGATCAAAAATAATTTGGTTTCTAAATACACCAAATTAAAATATCATAATCATAAAACAACAGTCAATAATGACCAAATTAATAATATTTTAAATCGTCAATTTAACAACAAAAAACCTAATGAAGTTATTGTTAGTGATTTAACATATGTTCAAGTTGGCGCTAAATGACATTATATTTGTTTATTAATTGACTTGTTTAATCGTGAAATAATTGGTTATAGTGCTGGGTCGAATAAAACAGCCGAACTGGCCCAACAAGCTTTTCATAAAATAACACGACCATTAAATCAAATAACTCTATTTCATACTGATCGTGGTAATGAGTTTAAAAATAAAATCATTGATGAAATTTTAATAACTTTTAATATTAAAAGATCATTAAGCAATAAAGGCTGCCCTTATGATAATGCTGTGGCTGAAACAACTTACAAAACTTTTAAAACTGAATTTATTAAGGGTAAAAAATTTAAAAATTTAACACAATTAAAATACGAACTTTTTGATTTTGTGCATTGATATAACAATATTCTAATTCATGGCAGTTTAAATTATTTATATCCAGTTACTTTTAGAAAACAAATGTCTATATAA
- a CDS encoding MBL fold metallo-hydrolase, translating to MGGPPRVLNTKLYNVNIWPTKVLKEKGINKISAIFFSHFHTDHYSNFRIILNNFQVDNIIFNNEAN from the coding sequence ATTGGTGGGCCACCACGTGTATTAAATACTAAATTATATAATGTCAATATTTGACCAACTAAGGTTTTAAAAGAAAAGGGAATTAATAAGATTTCTGCTATTTTTTTCAGTCACTTTCATACTGATCATTATTCAAATTTCAGAATTATTTTAAATAATTTCCAAGTTGATAATATTATTTTTAATAATGAAGCAAATTAA
- a CDS encoding pts system IIb component protein, with translation MIKIALIYSAGISANRILDKINDVIVKNNYDMKFFVITPEQLDNNYNIILLAPQVEYLSAKVVAIAKNSKVAVLPSELYINNDSKEIIDFVNTL, from the coding sequence ATGATAAAAATTGCTTTAATTTATTCGGCAGGAATTAGTGCTAATCGAATTTTAGATAAAATTAATGATGTTATTGTTAAAAATAATTATGATATGAAATTTTTTGTGATAACACCAGAGCAATTAGATAATAATTACAATATTATTTTATTAGCTCCCCAAGTTGAATATTTATCAGCAAAAGTAGTTGCTATTGCAAAGAATAGCAAAGTTGCTGTGTTACCATCAGAATTATATATTAATAATGATTCAAAAGAGATTATTGATTTTGTTAATACGTTATAA
- a CDS encoding IS1/IS1595 family N-terminal zinc-binding domain-containing protein, whose amino-acid sequence MEKIIEELINSLTDDQFLEFYEKVKKEAELIKKQKRLNKIDQKFRDKGIKCHNCQSFYCVKNGHNPERKQKYLCKKCRASFDAFRDHFTYWSHLNYEQWNLLIQISLLGQSSKMISHFIKTSPKTAWYNRQKIMKSKQLENTQLKFKTNVKWPNSNRWNIY is encoded by the coding sequence ATGGAAAAAATAATTGAAGAATTAATAAATAGTTTAACAGATGATCAATTTTTAGAATTTTATGAAAAAGTCAAAAAAGAAGCAGAATTAATTAAAAAACAAAAACGCTTAAATAAAATTGATCAAAAATTTAGGGATAAAGGTATTAAATGTCATAATTGTCAATCTTTTTATTGTGTTAAAAATGGTCATAATCCTGAAAGAAAACAAAAATATTTATGCAAAAAATGTCGTGCTAGTTTTGATGCTTTTCGTGATCATTTTACGTATTGAAGTCATTTAAATTATGAACAGTGAAATTTATTGATTCAAATTTCATTATTAGGCCAATCTAGTAAAATGATTTCCCACTTTATTAAAACATCACCGAAAACCGCTTGATATAATCGCCAAAAAATAATGAAATCAAAACAATTAGAAAACACCCAATTAAAATTTAAAACAAACGTTAAATGGCCAAATTCAAATCGATGAAACATTTATTAA
- a CDS encoding MMB_0454 family protein, with translation MNNNFNKLTIKNNHRGTIVVSLLTIKKIILYAIRDMTHQYFADKVECHMIDNSLLHIYISGKVMAKENLNDLTVEINEAIMKELSYSLQIKPKNISIAYHH, from the coding sequence ATGAATAATAATTTTAATAAATTAACAATTAAAAATAATCATCGTGGGACAATTGTTGTTAGTTTATTAACAATTAAAAAGATTATTTTATATGCAATCCGTGATATGACCCACCAATATTTTGCAGATAAAGTTGAATGTCACATGATTGATAATTCATTATTGCACATTTATATTAGCGGAAAAGTAATGGCAAAAGAAAACTTAAATGATTTAACAGTTGAAATTAATGAAGCAATTATGAAAGAATTAAGTTATTCGTTACAAATTAAACCAAAAAATATTAGTATCGCTTATCATCATTAA
- the efp gene encoding elongation factor P, translating into MISVNDFRPGLTFQYDSNIYVVIEAQHSKSGRGQAHVKTKVKNLRSNATTNITFTGGDKVEKAMIDKVEMQYLYDDGTNVIFMDTQTYEQLEIPSTNLVWEKNFLKEGVMASVTKYDGEILGIILPDKVDLTVTEAETAVKGDTSSVTMKKAVLETGWELQVPLFIKEGEVITVSTSDGKYYGRA; encoded by the coding sequence ATGATTAGTGTAAACGATTTCCGCCCAGGATTAACGTTTCAATATGATAGTAATATTTACGTAGTAATTGAAGCACAACATTCAAAATCTGGTCGTGGGCAAGCACATGTTAAAACAAAAGTTAAAAATTTGCGAAGCAATGCAACAACAAATATTACTTTCACTGGTGGTGATAAAGTTGAAAAAGCAATGATTGATAAGGTTGAAATGCAATATTTATATGATGATGGTACTAATGTCATCTTTATGGATACGCAAACTTATGAGCAATTAGAAATTCCCTCAACTAATTTAGTTTGAGAAAAAAACTTTTTAAAAGAAGGAGTGATGGCTTCTGTTACAAAATATGATGGTGAAATATTGGGAATTATTTTACCAGATAAGGTAGATCTAACAGTTACTGAGGCAGAAACAGCAGTAAAAGGTGATACTAGTTCTGTAACAATGAAAAAAGCAGTGCTAGAGACTGGATGAGAATTACAGGTTCCGTTGTTTATTAAAGAAGGCGAAGTTATTACTGTTTCAACTAGTGATGGAAAATATTACGGACGGGCTTAA
- a CDS encoding IS1/IS1595 family N-terminal zinc-binding domain-containing protein, producing the protein MEKIIEELINSLTDDQFLEFHEKVKKEAELIKKQKRLNKIDQKFRDKGIKCHNCQSFYCVKNGHNPEGKQKYLCKKCRASFDAFRDHFTYWSHLNYEQWNLLIQISLLGQSSKMISHFIKTSPKTAWYNRQKIMKSKQLENTQLKFKTLNGQIQIDETFIKEIHKGNFKDKFDKRKIHLDSFSINTKCCIQMAVDSNNNIYVKSTNTKRLQKQWIIENINKQLIKENSIIISDMQPLYLLVAKQTNSILLATKTITNPDASYRKLNKISKLQSNLKESLIHYHGLGFTNIQNYLNLWKWKYQHKGLTPNQQTSVLYFNV; encoded by the coding sequence ATGGAAAAAATAATTGAAGAATTAATAAATAGTTTAACAGATGATCAATTTTTAGAATTTCATGAAAAAGTCAAAAAAGAAGCAGAATTAATTAAAAAACAAAAACGCTTAAATAAAATTGATCAAAAATTTAGGGATAAAGGTATTAAATGTCATAATTGTCAATCTTTTTATTGTGTTAAAAATGGTCATAATCCTGAAGGAAAACAAAAATATTTATGCAAAAAATGTCGTGCTAGTTTTGATGCTTTTCGTGATCATTTTACGTATTGAAGTCATTTAAATTATGAACAGTGAAATTTATTGATTCAAATTTCATTATTAGGCCAATCTAGTAAAATGATTTCCCACTTTATTAAAACATCACCGAAAACCGCTTGATATAATCGCCAAAAAATAATGAAATCAAAACAATTAGAAAACACCCAATTAAAATTTAAAACGTTAAATGGCCAAATTCAAATCGATGAAACATTTATTAAAGAAATCCACAAAGGTAATTTTAAAGATAAATTTGATAAAAGAAAAATTCATCTTGATTCATTTTCAATCAACACTAAATGTTGTATTCAAATGGCTGTTGATAGCAATAATAATATTTATGTTAAATCAACCAACACAAAACGATTACAAAAACAGTGAATTATTGAAAATATTAATAAACAATTAATCAAAGAAAATTCAATTATTATTTCTGACATGCAACCATTATATTTATTAGTAGCAAAACAAACAAATTCTATTTTATTAGCAACTAAAACTATTACAAATCCTGATGCTAGTTATCGGAAGTTAAATAAAATTAGTAAATTACAATCAAATCTTAAAGAATCCTTAATTCATTATCATGGCTTAGGTTTCACGAACATTCAAAATTATTTAAATCTCTGAAAATGAAAATACCAGCATAAAGGTTTAACGCCAAACCAACAAACATCGGTATTATATTTTAACGTATAA
- a CDS encoding ABC transporter substrate-binding protein, with amino-acid sequence MKKIGMTINEADDEITIKLTKSAEYFDTLMTYLAFAPLPEKALRQGYNYGTNYKNIWYSGAYLIEKYSSTSQILLRKNPAYRHTKLTYIDKLNYTYLANNDVSRERVLFESGDVNDFLVEPTDSNGWKKYVGSNPANPIFSGASSIINPDPTTYTIIHNYANSDILNSNPVRANQALNASKALQYDKVRKYFSAQLDRSKFVKYYSEAIDDSPTSKFLRNVYTARYFIYNGDVDYASYV; translated from the coding sequence TTGAAAAAAATAGGAATGACAATTAATGAGGCTGATGATGAAATTACCATTAAATTAACAAAGTCAGCAGAATATTTTGATACTTTAATGACTTATTTAGCTTTTGCACCATTACCAGAAAAGGCGTTACGACAAGGTTATAATTATGGGACCAATTATAAAAATATTTGGTATTCAGGAGCATATTTAATTGAAAAATATAGTTCAACTTCACAAATTTTATTGCGAAAAAATCCTGCTTATCGGCATACCAAATTAACATACATTGATAAATTAAATTATACTTATTTAGCAAATAATGATGTTTCGCGTGAACGTGTTTTATTTGAATCAGGTGATGTTAATGATTTTCTAGTTGAACCAACAGATAGTAATGGCTGAAAGAAATACGTTGGCTCTAATCCTGCTAATCCAATTTTTAGTGGTGCATCAAGTATTATTAATCCTGATCCAACAACGTATACAATTATTCACAATTATGCTAATAGTGATATTTTAAATTCAAATCCAGTTCGTGCTAATCAAGCATTAAATGCAAGTAAGGCGTTACAATATGATAAAGTTCGAAAATATTTTTCAGCCCAGCTAGACCGTAGTAAATTTGTTAAATATTATTCCGAAGCCATAGATGATTCACCAACTTCCAAGTTTTTACGAAATGTTTATACTGCACGTTATTTTATATATAATGGGGATGTTGATTATGCGTCATATGTTTAA
- a CDS encoding ATP-binding cassette domain-containing protein — translation MVRDLLIQFRQKNKKVNAVKRASFDIYRGEIFSIVGESGSGKTTIGRAIAGVQTIKDGTIYMDKYLIRGKPPQLYKINLDINEKLRLLRNNNMLLNKNLSNYINNLKISYYRYFENKKYVVSTKELISYTNKQYLVTTDLELKKVDLLNFNHSNNHFTLVKEMYEYNLILLKDMLKAYQRIFRFMDNLHE, via the coding sequence ATGGTTCGCGATTTGTTAATTCAATTTCGCCAAAAAAATAAAAAAGTAAATGCAGTTAAAAGAGCAAGTTTTGATATTTACCGTGGAGAAATTTTTAGTATTGTTGGTGAGTCGGGAAGTGGTAAAACAACCATCGGTCGTGCCATTGCTGGTGTGCAAACAATTAAAGATGGAACAATTTATATGGATAAGTATTTGATTCGGGGAAAACCACCACAATTATATAAAATTAATTTAGATATTAATGAAAAACTGCGATTATTGCGAAATAATAATATGTTATTAAATAAAAATTTAAGTAACTATATTAATAATTTAAAAATTAGTTATTATCGTTATTTTGAAAATAAAAAATATGTTGTTAGTACGAAAGAATTAATTTCTTATACAAATAAACAATATTTAGTAACAACTGACCTTGAATTAAAGAAAGTTGATTTACTAAATTTTAATCATAGTAATAATCATTTTACGTTAGTAAAAGAAATGTATGAATATAATTTAATTTTATTAAAAGATATGTTAAAAGCTTATCAACGAATTTTTCGTTTTATGGATAATTTGCATGAATAA
- a CDS encoding ABC transporter permease, whose protein sequence is MLAIILLTAIVPIGKVANPLPADLPISNYQQPLDPNATYLFGLGMNGENYWDKIWIGMRTTLLFTLIIALIKILIGVIVGSIWGFYKKFDILFIEITRFLNLVPTLILWLIIIFALGKTMPVIIFVVSLTSWITLAEVIRVQIILVRNVEYNLASKMLGTSRPKIVTKNIMPRILPLIIQTASFAVPMAIAIDSTLNYFNFGFDQGHENTTLGFILNEVLASSKWQDYPHLLIIPICFIAGTSVLFFLFGKVFADSLDPKNYYK, encoded by the coding sequence TTGCTTGCAATTATCTTATTAACAGCGATTGTCCCAATTGGTAAAGTTGCGAACCCATTACCTGCTGATTTACCAATTTCCAATTATCAACAACCTTTAGATCCAAATGCAACTTATTTATTTGGACTGGGGATGAATGGTGAGAATTATTGAGATAAAATTTGAATTGGAATGCGAACAACTTTATTATTTACATTAATAATTGCCTTAATTAAAATTTTAATTGGCGTTATTGTTGGTTCAATTTGAGGATTTTATAAAAAATTTGATATTTTATTTATTGAAATTACACGCTTTTTAAATTTAGTACCAACACTAATTTTATGATTAATTATTATTTTTGCTTTAGGTAAAACAATGCCTGTTATCATTTTTGTCGTATCACTTACTAGTTGAATTACTTTGGCAGAGGTTATTCGAGTACAAATTATTTTAGTCCGAAATGTCGAATATAATCTTGCTTCAAAAATGTTAGGAACATCTAGACCAAAAATTGTGACAAAAAATATTATGCCACGAATTTTACCATTAATTATTCAAACAGCATCCTTTGCTGTGCCAATGGCTATTGCAATTGATTCAACATTAAATTACTTTAACTTTGGTTTTGACCAAGGACATGAAAATACAACATTAGGATTTATTTTAAATGAAGTATTAGCATCTAGTAAGTGACAAGATTATCCACATTTATTAATTATTCCTATTTGTTTTATTGCTGGAACATCGGTTTTATTTTTCTTATTCGGAAAAGTATTTGCTGACTCATTAGACCCCAAAAACTATTATAAATAA
- the oppB gene encoding oligopeptide ABC transporter permease OppB, with protein MYQVHYFWISYFKHIILLKFDKRDILFFLRASEGKNIWKNIKKEKDISKTNFDISKEYDNKFVNVDLDYQQANKRTSLFNEMKYKMAIFNHHRREFFDRFPLIGYSLKRIFFAIITLLLAICVIFILLRLVTPDDIYIKDIDIDKLNILPGTPEYNALLEQRMKIFGVYGSIWSQLGTYLRNIMPFIKKTIIINSAFDPITGELVGEKFTTWFYLGVVFSTAVAQPGELVSDIFALAIPYLFGFGSVAVLLAYLIGVPLGIIAAKNKERGVDNTINAGSIIFLAIPPVVLVAGIYLISINVFYAHGLFSSGTFHTKFWPVFAIFLMITPPIVINTRRYVIDEMTADYTKFALSKGMTNRYIFYIHIFRNAGIRIFRLLPAAFVTTIFGASIFAEQNWAIPGMSKFIVSGVGNKDSFVVMGYILLTATAGIVTSLIADIMMAILDPRVKLTK; from the coding sequence TTGTATCAAGTACATTATTTTTGAATAAGTTATTTTAAGCACATTATTTTATTAAAATTTGATAAAAGAGACATTTTATTTTTCCTTAGAGCTAGCGAGGGAAAAAATATATGAAAAAATATTAAAAAAGAGAAAGATATTTCTAAAACCAATTTTGATATTAGTAAAGAATATGATAACAAGTTTGTTAATGTTGATTTAGATTATCAACAAGCAAATAAACGAACATCACTTTTTAATGAAATGAAATATAAAATGGCAATTTTTAATCATCACCGCCGGGAGTTTTTTGATCGTTTTCCATTAATAGGTTATTCATTAAAAAGAATCTTTTTTGCAATTATTACTTTATTGCTAGCAATTTGTGTAATTTTTATTTTATTGCGATTAGTAACTCCTGATGATATTTATATTAAAGACATTGATATTGATAAATTAAATATTTTACCAGGTACACCAGAATATAATGCTTTATTGGAACAAAGAATGAAAATTTTTGGAGTATATGGCTCAATTTGAAGTCAATTAGGAACATATTTACGAAATATTATGCCTTTTATTAAAAAAACAATAATTATTAATAGTGCTTTTGACCCAATAACTGGTGAATTAGTTGGTGAAAAATTTACAACATGATTTTACTTAGGAGTTGTTTTTTCAACAGCAGTAGCACAACCAGGAGAATTGGTGTCAGATATCTTTGCGCTAGCAATCCCGTATTTATTTGGTTTTGGGTCAGTTGCGGTGTTATTAGCTTATTTAATTGGTGTGCCATTAGGAATCATTGCTGCAAAAAATAAAGAACGTGGTGTTGATAATACTATTAATGCTGGGTCAATTATCTTTTTAGCAATTCCACCGGTTGTTTTAGTCGCAGGAATTTATTTAATTTCAATTAATGTTTTTTATGCTCATGGTTTATTTAGTTCGGGAACTTTTCATACTAAATTTTGACCAGTGTTTGCAATTTTTTTAATGATAACACCACCAATTGTTATTAATACAAGACGATATGTTATTGATGAAATGACGGCTGATTATACTAAGTTTGCCCTATCAAAAGGAATGACTAATCGTTATATTTTCTATATTCATATTTTCCGTAATGCGGGGATTCGAATTTTTCGTTTATTACCAGCAGCTTTTGTAACAACAATTTTTGGGGCGAGTATCTTTGCTGAACAAAATTGAGCAATTCCAGGGATGAGTAAATTTATTGTCTCGGGCGTTGGAAACAAGGATTCCTTTGTTGTCATGGGATATATTTTATTAACAGCAACAGCTGGAATTGTTACTAGTTTAATAGCCGATATTATGATGGCGATATTAGACCCACGAGTAAAATTAACAAAATAA